A DNA window from Pedomonas mirosovicensis contains the following coding sequences:
- a CDS encoding THxN family PEP-CTERM protein → MKRLKTLVPSVAFLASVAMAAGVANAAPIVEWGFSLTNQWDQASTTWSPGGVVPAAPFGSGNVLPDGNDPAGSYTYIQWGSPAVPGGSKSFLAADSPVVRSGLFTNDSAGVSGSYYYHGNYIQYSPSNTRESWMSSTKLTTEITLQSLDPAGQNIEITRSYSISFQETLNEVPLEQCPGYPWPPMGPAPGMPTCPDQLTIDISDLTFSTGVIDGYIYDFTVVFDPTSFENIAGVTQNPDGTVTLWTNEEVLSRLGTRIYVTARVPEPAPLALLGAGLLFGGLAMRRRKVA, encoded by the coding sequence ATGAAGAGATTGAAGACCCTGGTGCCTTCTGTTGCTTTTCTGGCGTCCGTCGCGATGGCCGCAGGCGTGGCCAACGCAGCTCCCATCGTCGAATGGGGTTTCAGCCTGACCAACCAGTGGGACCAGGCCAGCACCACGTGGAGCCCCGGTGGCGTTGTCCCCGCCGCGCCGTTCGGCAGCGGCAACGTCCTGCCGGATGGCAATGACCCTGCCGGCTCCTACACCTATATTCAGTGGGGTTCACCGGCGGTCCCTGGCGGCAGCAAGAGCTTTCTGGCGGCGGACTCGCCCGTTGTCCGATCGGGGCTGTTCACCAACGATTCCGCTGGCGTCAGCGGCTCCTACTATTACCACGGCAATTACATCCAGTACTCGCCCTCCAATACCCGCGAGAGCTGGATGAGCAGCACCAAGCTGACCACCGAAATCACCCTCCAGTCGCTCGATCCCGCCGGTCAGAACATCGAGATCACCCGGTCCTACTCCATTTCCTTCCAGGAGACGCTCAACGAGGTTCCGCTGGAGCAGTGCCCCGGCTATCCGTGGCCGCCGATGGGTCCGGCGCCCGGCATGCCGACCTGTCCCGACCAGCTGACCATCGACATCTCCGATCTCACGTTCAGCACCGGGGTCATTGATGGCTACATTTACGACTTCACCGTGGTCTTCGACCCAACGAGCTTTGAGAACATCGCGGGCGTCACGCAAAATCCGGATGGCACCGTGACCCTCTGGACCAACGAGGAGGTGCTGAGCCGCCTCGGCACCCGCATCTATGTCACGGCGCGCGTTCCAGAGCCGGCTCCGCTGGCGCTGCTCGGCGCTGGTCTCCTGTTCGGGGGGCTGGCCATGCGTCGCCGCAAAGTCGCGTAA
- a CDS encoding PEP-CTERM sorting domain-containing protein, translating into MKQLRPALLGTAFSLTVLIGAATAQAAPVQNWVVSISNDWSNTSFTGGPFAVEPTDPFSVGDTLPDGSDPRNLTYDIISWGTPTTDAGRSFLAVDDTVTIGGLTTGSTQGVAGASFYHGNYRQATATAENPAERWLDNTTLDLTITLTPEGQDSAARTFTHSIPIDFMETRNTASVDDCAGAPWGSSTTACPDSLTVLDEAANFSFVFDDVSYVLSFVFDPANSLNVARIDSGEGASTVWTNEGVRSRLATRLLIRAADAGPAPVPEPGSLAIAAAGLAFLGFARLKRRA; encoded by the coding sequence ATGAAACAGTTACGGCCAGCCCTTTTGGGCACAGCGTTCAGTCTCACGGTGCTTATCGGCGCCGCAACGGCCCAAGCCGCGCCAGTCCAGAACTGGGTCGTTTCGATCTCCAACGACTGGTCCAACACATCCTTCACCGGCGGCCCGTTTGCGGTCGAGCCGACTGACCCGTTCAGCGTGGGCGATACGCTCCCGGACGGGTCTGATCCCCGCAACCTTACCTATGACATCATCAGCTGGGGAACGCCGACCACCGATGCCGGGCGCAGCTTCCTCGCCGTTGATGATACCGTCACCATCGGCGGCCTGACCACGGGCAGCACCCAAGGCGTTGCCGGTGCGTCCTTCTACCATGGCAACTACCGCCAAGCGACGGCAACGGCCGAAAACCCGGCCGAGCGCTGGCTGGACAATACGACATTGGATCTCACCATCACCCTGACCCCGGAGGGGCAGGACTCCGCCGCCCGGACCTTCACCCACAGCATTCCCATCGACTTCATGGAGACGCGGAACACCGCCTCCGTGGATGACTGCGCCGGCGCGCCCTGGGGTTCCAGCACCACAGCCTGTCCTGACAGCCTTACGGTTCTGGACGAGGCCGCCAACTTCTCCTTCGTCTTTGACGACGTCAGCTACGTGCTGTCGTTCGTGTTCGATCCCGCCAATTCGCTCAACGTGGCGCGGATCGACAGCGGTGAAGGCGCCTCCACCGTCTGGACCAACGAGGGTGTTCGCAGCCGCCTTGCGACACGGCTGCTGATCCGCGCTGCGGACGCGGGCCCTGCGCCTGTGCCCGAGCCCGGCTCGCTCGCCATCGCGGCTGCGGGCCTTGCATTCCTCGGCTTTGCCCGCCTGAAACGACGCGCCTGA
- a CDS encoding DUF6538 domain-containing protein has translation MPNYIKLRKRTYYANIPIPAELRGRYGGRVKLEHSLKTSDVKVARAAAAALAERIKLEKQAVKGSRDAKDALARLRYIDAQREVLSGALRLDGVSIPLPDGREAEVDPVEAAVEAIVDETLDAAWGRADPHDPYAEPELTAEERARLDGLIDGVRLRQGAEPLSRGLYDPPFSETAGEWLREWQRQPGRRPANTARQYAATIAMFSEWWGDKPLRLLTSADAAAYVSHLSKLTAGQARSRKARVVSGGNEDGPGLAPATIRRHVGRLKAIWKWAKPRLSLSGNNPWEDVAPPKRKRDTKSYLPWTIDELRKLLVERPPKRRDLYELACLALYTGLRISEAANLTWGQVRKADGVWVLAIEDTKTEAGIRDVPLHSALGWFLRKPRGADNEPVFPGFNPEGPGKSRGDDASRLFGAHKRALGFNERRKCFHSFRKNITERMEHEQVPADTWARIIGHEPGFTYGVYSPHGLTARKKLQIINKVKYPGLGLPDPDELYSSEAVAGRQAA, from the coding sequence ATGCCGAATTATATCAAGCTCCGCAAGCGGACCTATTACGCGAATATCCCTATCCCGGCAGAACTAAGGGGCCGATACGGCGGCAGGGTGAAGCTGGAGCATTCGTTAAAGACTTCTGACGTGAAGGTTGCTCGCGCTGCGGCAGCAGCTTTGGCGGAACGCATCAAGCTGGAGAAGCAGGCGGTCAAGGGCAGCCGGGATGCAAAGGACGCTTTGGCAAGGCTCCGTTACATAGACGCACAGCGGGAGGTGTTGAGCGGGGCGCTGAGGCTGGATGGTGTGAGCATTCCACTTCCGGACGGGCGAGAGGCTGAGGTGGACCCCGTAGAGGCGGCGGTTGAGGCTATCGTTGACGAGACATTGGACGCGGCGTGGGGCCGCGCCGACCCCCACGACCCCTACGCCGAGCCTGAACTGACCGCCGAGGAGCGCGCTCGCCTCGATGGGCTGATCGACGGGGTGCGGCTCAGGCAGGGAGCGGAGCCGCTCAGCAGGGGGCTGTACGACCCTCCTTTTAGCGAGACGGCAGGTGAATGGCTGAGGGAGTGGCAACGCCAGCCCGGTCGCCGCCCAGCGAACACAGCGAGGCAGTACGCCGCTACTATCGCCATGTTCTCCGAATGGTGGGGCGACAAGCCGCTGCGGCTCCTGACGTCTGCGGATGCTGCCGCCTACGTCTCTCACCTTTCCAAGTTGACGGCTGGGCAAGCTCGCAGCCGGAAAGCTCGGGTGGTCAGCGGTGGAAACGAGGATGGTCCGGGACTGGCACCGGCGACCATCCGCCGCCACGTTGGCAGGCTCAAGGCCATCTGGAAATGGGCGAAGCCGCGCCTGAGCCTCTCCGGGAATAATCCATGGGAGGATGTCGCGCCGCCGAAACGGAAGCGGGACACAAAGAGCTACCTGCCGTGGACCATCGACGAGTTGCGTAAACTTCTAGTGGAACGCCCGCCAAAGCGGCGAGACCTGTATGAGCTTGCGTGTCTTGCCCTCTACACCGGCCTACGCATATCCGAAGCTGCCAACCTGACATGGGGGCAGGTCCGCAAAGCGGACGGCGTTTGGGTTCTTGCAATCGAGGACACCAAGACAGAGGCAGGCATCCGGGATGTTCCCCTGCATAGTGCCTTGGGATGGTTCCTCCGCAAGCCGCGAGGGGCCGACAATGAGCCGGTATTCCCCGGCTTCAACCCAGAAGGGCCGGGAAAGAGCAGGGGCGATGATGCTTCCCGCCTGTTTGGCGCACACAAACGGGCGCTGGGTTTTAACGAGCGGCGCAAATGCTTCCACTCGTTTCGCAAGAACATCACTGAGCGGATGGAGCATGAGCAGGTGCCAGCCGACACATGGGCGCGGATTATCGGACACGAGCCAGGGTTTACCTATGGGGTCTATTCGCCCCACGGACTAACCGCGAGGAAGAAGCTCCAGATCATCAACAAGGTGAAGTATCCGGGGCTCGGTTTGCCAGACCCGGATGAGCTTTACAGCTCAGAGGCGGTCGCTGGTCGTCAGGCGGCGTAA
- a CDS encoding TMEM165/GDT1 family protein, with protein MEALLTSMAVVSLAEIGDKTQLLAIVLATRFKRPWLVVAGIFLATIANHFLAALVGTEAAFLLDSQWFRYLIAASFIGMAIWTLVPDKLDDAGPVSPRYGAFLTTLVAFFLVEMGDKTQIATVALGARFHDLLHVTIGTTLGMMIANVPAVFLGNGLVKRVPVDVVHKIAALLFLIIGVWLILETAGLA; from the coding sequence ATGGAAGCTTTACTGACCTCCATGGCGGTCGTGTCCCTCGCGGAAATCGGCGACAAGACCCAGCTTTTGGCGATCGTTCTGGCAACCCGCTTCAAGCGGCCTTGGCTGGTCGTGGCGGGAATCTTCCTTGCCACCATCGCCAATCACTTTCTCGCCGCGCTGGTTGGGACGGAAGCCGCGTTCCTGTTGGACAGCCAGTGGTTTCGCTATCTCATCGCCGCCTCGTTCATCGGCATGGCCATTTGGACCCTGGTGCCGGACAAGCTGGATGATGCCGGGCCGGTGTCCCCGCGCTATGGCGCGTTCCTGACCACGCTGGTGGCCTTCTTCCTGGTGGAGATGGGAGACAAGACCCAGATCGCCACGGTGGCGCTTGGCGCGCGCTTCCATGACTTGCTGCATGTGACCATCGGCACGACGCTGGGCATGATGATCGCCAATGTTCCGGCGGTCTTCCTCGGCAACGGGCTGGTGAAGCGGGTGCCGGTGGACGTGGTTCACAAGATCGCGGCGCTGCTGTTCCTGATTATCGGCGTGTGGCTGATCCTGGAAACGGCGGGGCTGGCGTGA
- a CDS encoding PEP-CTERM sorting domain-containing protein produces MIKLRTIASGLALAAAGICLSATANAAMITQWEFQATNDWVSTGFTSPGNQTPTNNFIVSNVLPDGSDPNGLGGAYDIIQWGTPASGSPSRSFLAIDDAHGSDSLFTNDPNGIPGATLYHGNYRQLSSGEGWLDFTSAVANITLTPLSPSGEPLGPFQRAFFIDFTETLDTANIGTCPGAPWPAGTEPCPDSFTVDLSNASFTIQIEDYLYTFSLLLVDQLGSENIARLTPNGDGTATVWTAEDVRSRLSTRIFVTAQQVPEPAPLTLLGTALAAFGLMRRRARKPSAA; encoded by the coding sequence ATGATCAAGCTACGGACCATCGCGTCGGGCCTTGCGCTTGCAGCGGCAGGCATCTGCCTGTCCGCAACCGCAAACGCCGCCATGATCACCCAATGGGAGTTCCAGGCGACGAATGACTGGGTGAGTACGGGCTTCACGAGCCCCGGAAATCAGACGCCCACCAACAACTTCATCGTCTCCAACGTCCTGCCGGACGGCAGCGACCCCAACGGGCTTGGCGGAGCCTACGATATCATTCAATGGGGCACCCCGGCCTCGGGCAGCCCGTCCCGCAGCTTCCTGGCGATCGACGACGCGCACGGCTCAGACAGTCTGTTCACCAACGATCCAAACGGCATCCCCGGCGCGACGCTCTATCACGGCAACTATCGCCAACTCTCGTCGGGCGAAGGCTGGCTCGACTTCACCAGCGCCGTCGCCAATATCACCCTGACCCCCCTCTCCCCGTCAGGCGAGCCGCTGGGCCCGTTCCAGCGCGCCTTCTTCATCGACTTCACGGAGACGCTGGACACCGCCAACATCGGCACCTGCCCTGGCGCGCCCTGGCCGGCGGGAACCGAACCCTGCCCGGACTCCTTCACCGTCGATCTGTCGAACGCCTCCTTCACCATCCAGATTGAGGATTATCTTTACACCTTCAGCCTGCTGCTGGTGGATCAGCTCGGCTCCGAGAACATTGCGCGGCTGACGCCAAACGGGGATGGCACCGCAACCGTATGGACCGCGGAAGATGTCCGCAGCCGCCTGTCCACCCGAATTTTCGTCACAGCGCAGCAGGTGCCCGAGCCGGCTCCGCTCACGCTTCTGGGAACAGCGCTTGCCGCGTTCGGCCTGATGCGTCGCCGGGCACGCAAGCCATCCGCCGCCTGA
- a CDS encoding recombinase family protein, giving the protein MSKRVAFYLRVSTGEQTTENQRRELEAVAARSGWGVVEVYEDAGVSGAKGRDKRPAFDRLLKDATRRRFDMVAAWSVDRLGRSMPDLVAFLHELHSLGVDLYLHQQALDTSTPSGRAFFQMLGIFAEFERAMIQERVKAGLARAKAEPPEVRAAKGKKAIGRPRLSEEKRQEILAARASGLSFRATAKACGVALATVQSVVNG; this is encoded by the coding sequence ATGAGCAAGCGAGTCGCCTTTTACCTTCGTGTCTCGACCGGAGAGCAGACGACCGAGAACCAGCGTCGTGAACTGGAGGCCGTGGCGGCCCGTTCTGGGTGGGGCGTGGTTGAAGTGTATGAAGATGCAGGGGTCAGCGGGGCCAAGGGGCGCGATAAGCGTCCTGCCTTTGACCGGCTGCTGAAGGACGCCACGCGCCGCCGTTTCGATATGGTGGCGGCGTGGAGCGTTGACCGGCTGGGGCGCTCCATGCCGGACCTTGTGGCCTTCCTCCATGAACTGCATTCGCTGGGCGTGGACCTGTATCTGCACCAGCAGGCGCTGGACACCTCCACGCCGTCGGGCCGCGCCTTCTTCCAGATGCTGGGCATCTTCGCCGAATTTGAGCGGGCGATGATACAGGAGCGGGTGAAGGCTGGTCTCGCCCGCGCCAAGGCGGAGCCGCCCGAGGTCCGTGCAGCCAAGGGGAAAAAGGCCATCGGTCGCCCGAGGCTCTCCGAGGAGAAACGGCAGGAAATCCTCGCGGCGCGTGCTTCAGGGTTGTCCTTCAGGGCCACCGCGAAGGCGTGCGGTGTTGCTTTGGCAACGGTGCAGTCAGTGGTGAATGGCTAG
- a CDS encoding THxN family PEP-CTERM protein, with protein sequence MTKMKSLLPAIAVLASAAVPSMALAEPIQEWSFTISNQWDQNNTAWVGNGSTPADAFGSGSTLPDGADPAGDYAFVRWGSPENSGGNRSFLAADTNLTQSSVFTNGAGAAGAYFYHGNYSLRTGANYENTLDKTRLISQIEITSVTPTGVSTTINRAFNIDFTETLNSQNGDSLPIEECAGYETWGSAVNVASCPDSFTIDTSALRFTTEAIDGYVYDFTVAFDLSTLDGIVGVGFDGDLATIWTSEGILSRIGTIVTVTAREVPEPGSIALLGAGLLTTGLGLRRRRRAR encoded by the coding sequence ATGACCAAAATGAAATCCCTTCTCCCCGCCATTGCTGTCCTCGCGTCAGCAGCCGTGCCGAGCATGGCGCTTGCTGAGCCGATTCAGGAATGGTCCTTCACGATCTCCAACCAGTGGGACCAGAACAATACGGCGTGGGTTGGCAACGGCTCGACGCCGGCGGATGCCTTTGGCAGCGGCAGCACCCTTCCCGACGGCGCGGATCCGGCGGGCGACTACGCCTTCGTGCGTTGGGGAAGCCCGGAGAATAGCGGCGGCAACCGCAGCTTCCTCGCGGCGGACACCAATCTCACCCAGTCGAGCGTCTTCACCAATGGCGCGGGCGCGGCGGGTGCCTACTTCTACCATGGCAACTATTCGCTGCGGACCGGGGCCAACTACGAGAACACGCTGGATAAGACGCGGCTCATCTCGCAAATCGAGATCACGTCCGTAACCCCGACCGGTGTCTCGACCACGATCAATCGCGCCTTCAACATCGACTTCACCGAAACCCTCAATTCTCAGAATGGCGATTCTCTTCCGATCGAAGAGTGCGCCGGGTATGAGACCTGGGGCAGCGCGGTGAACGTTGCTTCCTGCCCCGACAGCTTCACCATCGACACGTCGGCGCTGCGCTTCACCACCGAAGCGATCGACGGTTACGTCTACGACTTCACCGTCGCGTTCGACCTGTCCACCCTGGACGGCATCGTCGGTGTCGGCTTCGATGGCGATCTGGCGACCATCTGGACCAGCGAGGGCATCCTCAGCCGCATCGGCACCATCGTAACGGTGACCGCGCGCGAGGTCCCGGAACCGGGTTCCATCGCGCTGCTGGGCGCGGGCCTGCTGACGACGGGCCTCGGGCTGCGGCGTCGCCGTCGCGCTCGTTAA